The Spirochaeta lutea genomic interval TTCCCTTGTACCTGAACCAGGGAACCAGCTTCCAGCAGGATGTTTGGCAGCGACTCTTGAAGATTCCCTACGGTACCACCCTTACCTACGGAGAGGTCGCCCAGAAGGTCGGCCGGAAACAGGCCCCCCGGGCTGTGGGAAATGCCGTAGGACGCAATCCCATTCCGATTATCGTGCCCTGCCACCGGGTCCTGCCCAAATCCGGCGGCCTGGGCAGCTACACCGCCCGGAGCGCCCCCGGCGCCGATCCCGATGATGGGAAAAAGGTAAAAAGATATCTGTTATCTATTGAATCGGCTGATCCGGCAAACAATCCTGCTCTAGCCCTTTTGTAGTGCGCAAAAGCCTGTAACTTTTTTGTGCCTCAGAAACCCCCAGAGCA includes:
- a CDS encoding methylated-DNA--[protein]-cysteine S-methyltransferase; this encodes MTHTVKSPASPPGLPGAVLYWHSYSSPVGPLFIVVNREGTLIRLSYSAIHSDLFPGSHLEENKYACGDVAYQLEEYFKGTRQHFDIPLYLNQGTSFQQDVWQRLLKIPYGTTLTYGEVAQKVGRKQAPRAVGNAVGRNPIPIIVPCHRVLPKSGGLGSYTARSAPGADPDDGKKVKRYLLSIESADPANNPALALL